One region of Solanum pennellii chromosome 6, SPENNV200 genomic DNA includes:
- the LOC107021134 gene encoding pentatricopeptide repeat-containing protein At3g02330, mitochondrial, with translation MEHCPVRFTTLAAANQMHPNNYRRTFSHIYQECAKHCTQQPGRQAHARMIISGFQPTVFVTNCLIQMYIKCSNLGYADKVFDKMPLRDTVSWNAMIFGYSMVSELDKAQLMFDLMPERDAISWNSLISGYMQNGNYGKSIQTFLEMGRDGIAFDRTTFAVILKACSGIEDSWLGMQVHGLVVRLGLATDVVTGSAMVDMYSKCKRLDESICFFNEMPEKNWVSWSALIAGCVQNNKFADGLHLFKNMQKGGVGVSQSTYASVFRSCAGLSDLKLGSQLHGHALKTDFGYDVIVATATLDMYAKCNSLSDARKVFNWLPNHNLQSYNALIVGFARGDQGYEAVILFRLLLKSYLGFDEISLSGVFSACAVFKGHLEGMQLHGVACKTPFLSNVCVANAIMDMYGKCEAPQEALRLFDEMEIRDAVSWNAIIAAYEQNGHEDETLILFFRMLKSRMEPDEFTYGSVLKACAARQDFNTGMVIHNRIIKSGMGLECFIGSAVIDMYCKCEKVEEAEKLHERMKEQTIVSWNAIISGFSLREQSEEAQKFFSRMLEEGVKPDNFTFATVLDTCANLATVGLGKQIHAQIIKQELQSDVFITSTLVDMYSKCGNMQDSRLMFEKAPKKDFVTWNALVCGYAQHGLGEEALQIFEKMQLEDVRPNHATFLAVLRACAHIGLVEKGLQHFNSMSNNYGLDPQLEHYSCMVDILGRAGQISDALKLIQDMPIEADDVIWRTLLSMCKMHRNVEVAEKAAKCLLELDPEDSSSHILLSNIYADAGMWKEVAEMRKVMRYGGLKKEPGCSWIEIKSVLHMFLVGDKAHPRCNEIYDNLDALICEMKRTSQILDNELLLSCEATEDEL, from the coding sequence ATGGAACATTGCCCTGTACGATTTACAACACTTGCAGCAGCAAACCAAATGCACCCAAACAACTACAGGAGAACTTTTTCCCATATATACCAAGAATGTGCGAAACACTGCACTCAGCAACCAGGCAGGCAAGCTCATGCTCGGATGATAATTTCTGGGTTTCAACCCACTGTTTTCGTCACCAATTGTTTGATTCAGATGTATATAAAATGCTCCAACTTGGGTTATGCTGATAAAGTGTTTGATAAAATGCCTCTAAGAGATACGGTTTCTTGGAATGCCATGATTTTTGGGTATTCCATGGTAAGTGAATTGGACAAGGCACAATTAATGTTTGATTTGATGCCTGAAAGAGATGCAATTTCATGGAATTCTTTGATTTCCGGGTATATGCAAAATGGTAATTATGGGAAATCTATTCAAACTTTTCTCGAAATGGGAAGAGATGGTATTGCTTTTGATAGAACAACTTTTGCTGTTATTTTGAAAGCTTGTTCGGGTATTGAAGATTCTTGGTTAGGGATGCAGGTGCATGGGTTAGTCGTCAGGTTAGGTCTTGCTACTGATGTGGTGACGGGGAGTGCAATGGTGGATATGTATTCGAAATGCAAGAGATTGGATGAGTCGATATGTTTCTTCAATGAGATGCCTGAGAAGAACTGGGTTTCTTGGAGTGCTCTGATAGCAGGTTGCGTTCAAAATAACAAGTTTGCTGATGGATTACACCTCTTCAAGAATATGCAAAAAGGAGGAGTAGGAGTGAGTCAATCTACTTATGCTAGTGTCTTCAGGTCTTGTGCCGGGTTATCAGACTTAAAATTGGGTTCTCAATTGCACGGTCATGCATTGAAAACTGATTTTGGATACGATGTCATTGTAGCTACTGCCACTTTGGACATGTATGCCAAATGTAACAGTTTGTCTGATGCTAGGAAGGTATTCAACTGGTTGCCAAACCATAATTTGCAATCCTATAATGCCTTGATTGTTGGGTTTGCTCGAGGTGATCAAGGATATGAAGCTGTAATACTATTCCGGCTTTTACTGAAGTCTTATCTTGGGTTTGATGAAATAAGCTTATCTGGTGTGTTTAGTGCATGTGCTGTATTCAAAGGGCATTTAGAGGGAATGCAGCTACATGGGGTAGCTTGTAAGACCCCCTTTTTGTCCAATGTTTGTGTGGCAAATGCCATTATGGACATGTATGGCAAATGCGAAGCACCACAAGAAGCTCTACGTTTGTTTGACGAAATGGAAATAAGAGATGCAGTGTCTTGGAATGCTATAATTGCAGCTTACGAGCAGAATGGACATGAGGATGAAACTTTGATACTATTTTTTCGGATGCTTAAGTCAAGGATGGAACCAGATGAATTCACTTATGGTAGCGTTTTAAAGGCCTGTGCAGCTCGTCAAGATTTTAACACTGGCATGGTGATCCACAATAGGATCATAAAATCAGGGATGGGGTTGGAGTGCTTCATTGGGAGTGCTGTAATAGATATGTACTGTAAATGTGAAAAGGTAGAAGAGGCAGAGAAACTCCATGAGAGAATGAAGGAACAGACAATCGTTTCTTGGAATGCAATCATATCGGGGTTCTCATTGCGTGAACAAAGTGAGGAAGCTCAGAAATTCTTCTCTAGAATGCTGGAAGAGGGAGTAAAACCTGATAACTTTACCTTTGCAACAGTTCTTGATACCTGTGCCAATCTAGCTACTGTCGGGCTCGGAAAGCAAATTCATGCTCAAATTATAAAGCAAGAATTGCAATCAGATGTGTTTATAACTAGCACTCTTGTTGACATGTACTCGAAATGTGGAAACATGCAGGATTCTAGGTTGATGTTTGAAAAAGCACCAAAAAAGGATTTTGTCACATGGAATGCTCTGGTTTGTGGCTATGCACAacatggtcttggagaagaggCTTTGCAGATCTTTGAAAAGATGCAGCTTGAGGATGTAAGACCAAATCATGCAACTTTTCTTGCAGTCTTAAGAGCTTGTGCACATATAGGACTTGTTGAAAAAGGACTgcaacacttcaattcaatgtcGAATAACTATGGATTAGATCCTCAATTAGAACATTACTCATGTATGGTTGACATATTAGGGAGGGCGGGGCAAATTAGTGATGCACTGAAGCTTATTCAAGACATGCCTATTGAGGCTGATGATGTGATTTGGAGAACTCTGCTTAGTATGTGTAAGATGCACAGGAATGTGGAGGTAGCAGAAAAAGCAGCTAAGTGTCTCTTGGAATTAGACCCTGAGGACTCGTCTTCTCATATACTTTTGTCAAATATTTATGCTGATGCAGGAATGTGGAAAGAAGTTGCTGAAATGAGGAAAGTGATGAGGTATGGTGGGCTCAAGAAGGAGCCAGGTTGTAGCTGGATTGAGATCAAGTCTGTGCTACACATGTTCCTTGTTGGTGATAAAGCCCATCCAAGATGCAACGAGATATATGACAACCTTGATGCATTGATATGTGAAATGAAGCGAACTTCTCAGATACTAGATAATGAACTTCTGCTCAGCTGTGAAGCTACAGAAGATGAGCTCTGA
- the LOC107021135 gene encoding ribonuclease 2-like isoform X2, with product MASLKIKAIFCMQLLPLLIGAFSVIRINGSWDVEDGLLRRQTGHQREFDYFKLSLLWPGTACRNTTKCCSSNACCRSNSPSIFTIHGLWADYNDGTWPACCSGPQFDKEQISTLRKPMKKYWPSFSCKATSTCHHEKGSFWAHEWEKHGTCSYPVVHDEYEYFLMTLNVYFKYNVTGVLFEAGYVPSNSEKYPLGGIISAIQNAFHATPELICSGDAVEELRICFYKDLQPRDCASGSIIKSGRVSSGSCPQYVSLPVVNGSGGLDNTTADFLSER from the exons ATGGCTTCCCTTAAAATCAAAGCGATTTTCTGTATGCAATTGCTACCTTTGCTCATCGGAGCTTTTTCCGTTATCCGAATCAACGGTAGTTGGGATGTGGAAGATGGATTGCTACGCAGGCAAACCGGACACCAGAGAGAGTTTGATTACTTCAAGCTATCTCTCTTATGGCCTGGCACGGCTTGCCGGAATACCACCAAATGTTGCTCTTCCAATGCCTGTTGCCg CTCAAACTCACCATCAATATTCACTATTC ATGGACTTTGGGCTGATTACAATGACGGAACGTGGCCTGCATGTTGTTCTGGCCCCCAATTTGATAAGGAGCAG ATTTCAACATTGCGTAAGCCTATGAAGAAGTACTGGCCTTCTTTTAGTTGCAAGGCCACCTCAACTTGTCATCACGAAAAGGGATCGTTTTGGGCTCATGAG TGGG AAAAACACGGGACATGTTCTTATCCAGTTGTCCACGATGAGTATGAGTACTTCCTGATGACTTTGAATGTTTACTTCAAATATAACGTCACA GGAGTTCTGTTTGAAGCCGGGTATGTACCCTCAAATTCTGAGAAATATCCACTGGGAGGCATCATTTCAGCCATTCAAAATGCCTTTCATGCAACTCCAGAGTTGATATGCTCAGGCGATGCGGTGGAGGAACTAAGAATATGCTTCTATAAGGATTTACAG CCTCGTGATTGTGCAAGTGGTTCTATCATCAAAAGTGGTAGAGTCTCTTCTGGGTCATGTCCTCAGTATGTCAGCTTGCCAGTAGTAAATGGTTCAGGGG GGCTTGACAACACAACGGCAGATTTTTTATCTGAGCGATAG
- the LOC107021135 gene encoding ribonuclease 2-like isoform X3 has protein sequence MASLKIKAIFCMQLLPLLIGAFSVIRINGSWDVEDGLLRRQTGHQREFDYFKLSLLWPGTACRNTTKCCSSNACCRSNSPSIFTIHGLWADYNDGTWPACCSGPQFDKEQISTLRKPMKKYWPSFSCKATSTCHHEKGSFWAHEIFVFSGGVLFEAGYVPSNSEKYPLGGIISAIQNAFHATPELICSGDAVEELRICFYKDLQPRDCASGSIIKSGRVSSGSCPQYVSLPVVNGSGGNEQVAGFGLKLCFAVHLLLIFAFI, from the exons ATGGCTTCCCTTAAAATCAAAGCGATTTTCTGTATGCAATTGCTACCTTTGCTCATCGGAGCTTTTTCCGTTATCCGAATCAACGGTAGTTGGGATGTGGAAGATGGATTGCTACGCAGGCAAACCGGACACCAGAGAGAGTTTGATTACTTCAAGCTATCTCTCTTATGGCCTGGCACGGCTTGCCGGAATACCACCAAATGTTGCTCTTCCAATGCCTGTTGCCg CTCAAACTCACCATCAATATTCACTATTC ATGGACTTTGGGCTGATTACAATGACGGAACGTGGCCTGCATGTTGTTCTGGCCCCCAATTTGATAAGGAGCAG ATTTCAACATTGCGTAAGCCTATGAAGAAGTACTGGCCTTCTTTTAGTTGCAAGGCCACCTCAACTTGTCATCACGAAAAGGGATCGTTTTGGGCTCATGAG ATATTCGTTTTCAGTGGG GGAGTTCTGTTTGAAGCCGGGTATGTACCCTCAAATTCTGAGAAATATCCACTGGGAGGCATCATTTCAGCCATTCAAAATGCCTTTCATGCAACTCCAGAGTTGATATGCTCAGGCGATGCGGTGGAGGAACTAAGAATATGCTTCTATAAGGATTTACAG CCTCGTGATTGTGCAAGTGGTTCTATCATCAAAAGTGGTAGAGTCTCTTCTGGGTCATGTCCTCAGTATGTCAGCTTGCCAGTAGTAAATGGTTCAGGGG GTAACGAACAAGTGGCTGGGTTCGGTCTCAAGCTTTGCTTTGCAGTTCACTTACTATTGATTTTTGCATTTATCTGA
- the LOC107021135 gene encoding ribonuclease 2-like isoform X1: MASLKIKAIFCMQLLPLLIGAFSVIRINGSWDVEDGLLRRQTGHQREFDYFKLSLLWPGTACRNTTKCCSSNACCRSNSPSIFTIHGLWADYNDGTWPACCSGPQFDKEQISTLRKPMKKYWPSFSCKATSTCHHEKGSFWAHEWEKHGTCSYPVVHDEYEYFLMTLNVYFKYNVTGVLFEAGYVPSNSEKYPLGGIISAIQNAFHATPELICSGDAVEELRICFYKDLQPRDCASGSIIKSGRVSSGSCPQYVSLPVVNGSGGNEQVAGFGLKLCFAVHLLLIFAFI; the protein is encoded by the exons ATGGCTTCCCTTAAAATCAAAGCGATTTTCTGTATGCAATTGCTACCTTTGCTCATCGGAGCTTTTTCCGTTATCCGAATCAACGGTAGTTGGGATGTGGAAGATGGATTGCTACGCAGGCAAACCGGACACCAGAGAGAGTTTGATTACTTCAAGCTATCTCTCTTATGGCCTGGCACGGCTTGCCGGAATACCACCAAATGTTGCTCTTCCAATGCCTGTTGCCg CTCAAACTCACCATCAATATTCACTATTC ATGGACTTTGGGCTGATTACAATGACGGAACGTGGCCTGCATGTTGTTCTGGCCCCCAATTTGATAAGGAGCAG ATTTCAACATTGCGTAAGCCTATGAAGAAGTACTGGCCTTCTTTTAGTTGCAAGGCCACCTCAACTTGTCATCACGAAAAGGGATCGTTTTGGGCTCATGAG TGGG AAAAACACGGGACATGTTCTTATCCAGTTGTCCACGATGAGTATGAGTACTTCCTGATGACTTTGAATGTTTACTTCAAATATAACGTCACA GGAGTTCTGTTTGAAGCCGGGTATGTACCCTCAAATTCTGAGAAATATCCACTGGGAGGCATCATTTCAGCCATTCAAAATGCCTTTCATGCAACTCCAGAGTTGATATGCTCAGGCGATGCGGTGGAGGAACTAAGAATATGCTTCTATAAGGATTTACAG CCTCGTGATTGTGCAAGTGGTTCTATCATCAAAAGTGGTAGAGTCTCTTCTGGGTCATGTCCTCAGTATGTCAGCTTGCCAGTAGTAAATGGTTCAGGGG GTAACGAACAAGTGGCTGGGTTCGGTCTCAAGCTTTGCTTTGCAGTTCACTTACTATTGATTTTTGCATTTATCTGA